Proteins from one Sphingomonas sp. HF-S4 genomic window:
- the hutU gene encoding urocanate hydratase — translation MTTRRDNSRVIRAPHGTSLSAKSWLTEAPLRMLMNNLDPDVAERPEELIVYGGIGRAARDWESYDAIVASLRRLEDDQTLLIQSGKPVGIFRTHADAPRVLLANSNLVPHWANWAHFDDLDRKGLAMYGQMTAGSWIYIGSQGIVQGTYETFAEMGRQHYGGDWTGRWILTAGLGGMGGAQPLAATMAGASCIAVECQPSRIEMRLRTGYLDAQAATIDEALALLEKADAPISVGLLGNAAELYPELVRRGIRPDAVTDQTSAHDPRNGYLPLGWTLDRWERAKAEDPEGLDKAARASMAIHVRAMLDFHGQGVPTVDYGNNIRQMALEEGVANAFDFPGFVPAYIRPLFCRGIGPFRWAALSGDPEDIRRTDARVKELLPDDRDLHTWLDMAAERIRFQGLPARICWVGLGDRHRLGLAFNELVASGELKAPIVIGRDHLDSGSVASPNRETEKMADGSDAVSDWPLLNALLNTASGATWVSLHHGGGVGMGFSQHAGMVIVADGTPEAACRIERVLWNDPATGVMRHADAGYDEAIDCAREQGLDLPGILA, via the coding sequence ATGACCACGCGCCGCGACAACAGCCGCGTCATCCGCGCGCCGCACGGCACCAGCCTCAGCGCCAAGAGCTGGCTCACCGAGGCGCCGCTGCGCATGCTGATGAACAACCTCGATCCCGATGTCGCCGAACGCCCCGAGGAACTGATCGTCTATGGCGGCATCGGCCGCGCCGCGCGCGATTGGGAGTCGTACGACGCGATCGTCGCCAGCCTCCGCAGGCTCGAGGACGACCAGACCCTGCTCATCCAGTCGGGCAAGCCCGTCGGCATCTTCCGCACGCATGCCGATGCCCCGCGCGTCCTCCTCGCCAACTCCAACCTCGTTCCCCATTGGGCGAACTGGGCGCATTTCGACGACCTCGATCGCAAGGGCCTGGCGATGTACGGCCAGATGACCGCCGGTAGCTGGATCTATATCGGCTCGCAGGGCATCGTGCAGGGCACCTACGAGACCTTCGCCGAGATGGGCCGCCAGCATTATGGCGGCGACTGGACGGGCCGCTGGATCCTCACCGCCGGGCTCGGCGGGATGGGCGGCGCCCAGCCCTTGGCGGCGACGATGGCCGGCGCCTCGTGCATCGCCGTCGAGTGCCAGCCCTCGCGAATCGAGATGCGGCTGCGCACCGGCTATCTCGACGCCCAGGCGGCCACGATCGACGAGGCGCTCGCGCTGTTGGAGAAGGCCGACGCACCGATCTCCGTCGGCCTGCTGGGAAATGCGGCCGAACTATATCCCGAACTCGTCCGTCGCGGCATCCGCCCCGATGCCGTCACCGACCAGACCTCGGCGCACGATCCTCGCAACGGCTACCTCCCCCTCGGCTGGACGCTCGACCGATGGGAACGCGCCAAGGCGGAAGACCCCGAAGGCCTGGACAAGGCCGCCCGCGCCTCGATGGCGATCCATGTCCGCGCGATGCTCGACTTCCACGGCCAGGGCGTGCCCACCGTCGATTACGGCAACAACATCCGCCAGATGGCGCTGGAGGAAGGCGTCGCAAACGCCTTCGACTTCCCCGGCTTCGTGCCCGCCTATATCCGCCCGCTCTTCTGCCGCGGCATCGGCCCGTTCCGCTGGGCGGCGCTCTCGGGCGATCCCGAGGACATCCGCAGGACCGACGCCAGGGTCAAGGAGCTGCTCCCCGACGATAGGGATCTCCATACCTGGCTCGACATGGCGGCCGAGCGAATCCGCTTCCAGGGCCTGCCTGCCCGCATCTGCTGGGTAGGTCTCGGCGATCGCCACCGGCTTGGCCTCGCCTTCAACGAACTGGTCGCGAGCGGCGAATTGAAGGCCCCGATCGTCATCGGCCGCGACCATCTCGATTCGGGCTCGGTCGCCTCGCCCAACCGCGAGACCGAGAAGATGGCGGACGGCTCCGACGCGGTCTCCGACTGGCCGCTGCTCAACGCGCTGCTCAACACCGCGAGCGGCGCGACCTGGGTCTCGCTCCATCACGGCGGCGGCGTCGGCATGGGCTTCTCGCAGCACGCCGGCATGGTCATCGTTGCCGACGGCACTCCCGAAGCCGCCTGCCGAATCGAGCGCGTCCTGTGGAACGATCCGGCGACCGGCGTGATGCGGCACGCCGATGCGGGCTATGACGAGGCGATCGACTGCGCCCGCGAGCAGGGGCTCGATCTGCCCGGCATCCTGGCCTGA
- the yajC gene encoding preprotein translocase subunit YajC: MFATPAYAQAAGTAAQGGGTAGAIVSLLPLVLIFVVFYFLMIRPQQKRMKALQDSVAAVKKGDTVVTAGGLIGKVTKVDETEVEIELGTNVKVRAIKATLAEVRGLGAKPAND; this comes from the coding sequence ATGTTCGCTACCCCCGCATATGCACAGGCAGCCGGCACCGCGGCACAGGGCGGAGGCACCGCCGGCGCGATCGTCTCGCTGCTGCCGCTCGTCCTCATCTTCGTCGTCTTCTACTTCCTGATGATCCGCCCCCAGCAAAAGCGCATGAAGGCGCTGCAGGATTCGGTCGCCGCGGTGAAGAAGGGCGACACCGTCGTCACCGCGGGCGGGCTGATCGGCAAGGTCACCAAGGTCGATGAAACCGAAGTCGAGATCGAACTCGGCACCAACGTCAAGGTCCGCGCGATCAAGGCGACGCTCGCCGAAGTTCGCGGGCTCGGCGCCAAGCCCGCGAACGACTGA
- the secD gene encoding protein translocase subunit SecD, whose translation MLDFPRWKILTITLFLGVMIAISIPSFIPKSVRETWPSWMPKPAINLGLDLAGGSYLLLEADTKDVAAARLEQMRDQVRAEMRRDPRIDIGDISVQGGKLSFMVRDPSKVDAAREKLLAITGSGVGTTGQRDWEIAVVDTSRFVLTPTEAGLKQAIDTAMGDAREIVETRINALGTVEPTVVREGGNRIVVQVPGLEDPKALKELLGKTAKLEFRLVSADQSGAQTGTAPAGSILLPYQEGGRVAVDREVMIRGEMLVNATQSYDPQTGAPGVTLQLDGAGAKRFAKVTQENSGKPFAIIVDNVVISAPRINEPILGGSAVINGGFTVESANQLAIALRSGKLPVTLKVVQESTVSPELGADSIRAGITASIIAVVAVIAFMILTYGRFGIYATLAVVINVLVIVGVMGILNATLTLPGIAGFVLTIGTAVDANVLINERIREERRRGRSIMQSVELGYKEASRTIFEANVTHAIAGVIMLILGSGPVRGFAVVLLIGIATSVFTAVVFTRMLVTIWLRRNRPSEIHI comes from the coding sequence ATGCTCGATTTTCCGCGCTGGAAGATCCTGACGATCACCCTGTTCCTCGGGGTGATGATCGCGATCTCGATCCCGAGCTTCATCCCCAAGAGCGTCCGCGAGACGTGGCCGTCGTGGATGCCCAAGCCCGCGATCAACCTGGGCCTCGATCTCGCCGGCGGTTCGTACCTGCTGCTCGAGGCCGACACCAAGGACGTCGCTGCGGCTCGGCTGGAGCAGATGCGTGATCAGGTCCGCGCCGAGATGCGCCGCGATCCGCGTATCGATATCGGCGACATCTCGGTCCAGGGCGGCAAGCTGAGCTTCATGGTCCGCGACCCGTCCAAGGTCGATGCCGCGCGCGAGAAGCTGCTGGCAATCACTGGCAGCGGCGTCGGCACCACCGGCCAGCGCGATTGGGAAATCGCGGTCGTCGACACGTCGCGCTTCGTGCTCACGCCGACCGAAGCCGGACTGAAGCAGGCTATCGACACTGCGATGGGCGATGCCCGCGAGATCGTCGAGACGCGCATCAATGCGCTGGGTACGGTCGAGCCCACGGTGGTTCGCGAAGGCGGCAACCGCATCGTCGTCCAGGTTCCGGGGCTCGAGGATCCAAAGGCACTCAAGGAGCTGCTCGGCAAGACCGCCAAGCTCGAATTCCGCCTGGTCAGCGCCGACCAGTCGGGCGCGCAAACCGGCACCGCGCCGGCGGGCAGCATCCTGCTTCCGTATCAGGAAGGCGGGCGCGTCGCGGTCGATCGCGAAGTGATGATCCGCGGCGAGATGCTGGTCAACGCCACGCAGAGCTACGATCCGCAGACCGGCGCGCCCGGCGTCACGCTCCAGCTCGACGGCGCCGGCGCAAAACGCTTCGCCAAGGTCACTCAGGAGAACTCGGGCAAGCCCTTCGCGATCATCGTCGACAATGTCGTGATCTCGGCGCCGCGCATCAACGAGCCGATCCTCGGCGGCAGCGCCGTGATCAACGGCGGCTTCACCGTCGAGAGCGCCAACCAGCTCGCGATCGCGCTGCGCTCGGGCAAGCTGCCCGTCACGCTCAAGGTCGTCCAGGAATCGACCGTCAGCCCCGAGCTCGGCGCCGACTCGATCCGCGCCGGCATCACTGCGTCGATCATCGCGGTGGTCGCGGTCATCGCGTTCATGATCCTGACCTATGGCCGCTTCGGCATCTATGCGACGCTGGCCGTGGTCATCAACGTGCTGGTCATCGTCGGGGTGATGGGCATCCTCAACGCCACGCTCACCCTGCCCGGCATCGCCGGCTTCGTGCTGACGATCGGCACCGCGGTCGACGCCAACGTGCTGATCAACGAGCGCATCCGCGAAGAGCGGCGGCGCGGCCGCAGCATCATGCAATCGGTCGAATTGGGCTATAAGGAGGCCAGCCGGACGATCTTCGAAGCCAACGTGACGCACGCCATTGCCGGCGTGATCATGCTGATCCTCGGCTCGGGTCCGGTGCGCGGCTTCGCAGTCGTGTTGCTGATCGGCATCGCCACATCGGTATTCACCGCCGTGGTGTTCACTCGCATGCTCGTCACGATCTGGCTGCGCCGTAACCGGCCCAGCGAAATCCACATTTAA
- the secF gene encoding protein translocase subunit SecF has translation MRLLKIVPDNTNIAFVRVRHIAFAITALLTIAAIAMVLTRGLNMGVDFIGGVSIEEKFASPPPQDEVRETVNALGVGEAALQQLGGANTVTIRLPVPESADPAATDQMVEKVKAALAAKFPGATFSNYSTVSGKVSDELIQNGILAVVLAVMGIAIFSWLRYEWQFGVSTAVAIIHDVLMTLGFFALTQMVFDLNIIAAVLTIIGYSINDKMVIDDRIRENMRKYRKMGMKELIDLSVNETLPRTVMTSVTIMLALGALLIFGGHVLRGFTAAMMLGIVVGTYSSVYVSSSLLITLGLKPGFREDKAEASNAERVGPREG, from the coding sequence ATGCGGCTCCTCAAGATCGTTCCGGACAACACGAACATTGCGTTCGTCCGGGTTCGCCACATCGCCTTCGCGATCACTGCGCTGCTCACCATCGCCGCGATCGCGATGGTGTTGACCCGCGGCCTCAACATGGGCGTCGACTTCATTGGCGGCGTGTCGATCGAGGAGAAGTTCGCCTCGCCGCCACCGCAAGACGAAGTACGCGAGACGGTCAATGCGCTCGGCGTGGGCGAGGCCGCGCTCCAGCAATTGGGCGGCGCCAACACCGTGACGATCCGCCTGCCGGTGCCCGAATCGGCCGATCCCGCCGCGACCGACCAGATGGTCGAGAAGGTGAAGGCGGCGCTGGCGGCGAAGTTCCCCGGCGCGACCTTCAGCAACTATTCCACCGTCTCGGGCAAGGTTTCGGACGAACTGATCCAGAACGGCATCCTTGCCGTCGTGCTGGCGGTGATGGGCATCGCGATCTTCTCGTGGCTGCGCTACGAATGGCAGTTCGGCGTGTCCACCGCGGTCGCGATCATCCACGACGTGCTGATGACGCTGGGCTTCTTCGCGCTGACCCAGATGGTGTTCGACCTCAACATCATCGCCGCGGTGCTGACGATCATCGGCTATTCGATCAACGACAAGATGGTGATCGACGACCGTATCCGCGAGAACATGCGCAAATACCGCAAGATGGGCATGAAGGAGCTGATCGACCTGTCGGTCAACGAGACCCTGCCCCGCACGGTGATGACCTCCGTGACGATCATGCTCGCATTGGGCGCGCTGCTGATCTTCGGCGGGCACGTCCTGCGCGGCTTCACCGCGGCGATGATGCTCGGCATCGTCGTCGGCACCTATTCGTCGGTCTATGTCTCGTCGTCGCTGCTGATCACGCTTGGCCTCAAGCCCGGCTTCCGCGAGGACAAGGCGGAGGCGAGCAACGCCGAGCGCGTCGGCCCGCGCGAAGGATGA
- a CDS encoding Mth938-like domain-containing protein — protein MKMERRSADGPVISGFSGRGFKVDENVYEGLLITPQRADGWSPPPIAELSEADLVPLLSLDPQPEFLLLGTGETLVRPAPAFVKALGARGIGVEAMDSRAAARAWGVLRAELRWVAGALYPLA, from the coding sequence ATGAAGATGGAACGCCGCAGCGCCGACGGGCCGGTGATCTCCGGCTTTTCGGGGCGCGGCTTCAAGGTCGACGAGAATGTCTATGAGGGGCTGCTGATCACGCCCCAGCGCGCAGATGGCTGGTCGCCGCCGCCGATCGCCGAACTCAGCGAAGCCGATCTCGTCCCGCTGCTGTCGCTCGATCCGCAGCCCGAATTCCTGCTGCTCGGCACTGGCGAGACGCTCGTCCGCCCTGCCCCCGCCTTCGTAAAGGCGCTCGGCGCGCGCGGCATCGGCGTCGAGGCGATGGACAGCCGCGCCGCCGCGCGCGCCTGGGGCGTGCTCCGCGCCGAACTGCGCTGGGTCGCCGGCGCGCTCTACCCGCTCGCGTAA
- a CDS encoding alpha/beta hydrolase codes for MHLTGPSLAPLSGNSPQQLVVLLHGYGSNGADLISLAPMWQRLLPDALFVAPNAPERCPGVPGGHQWWALHDLNRAALAAGAQAAAPALDTTLDALLAEHDLADDRLALVGFSQGTMMALQVGPRRERALAGIVGYSGMLAGTLDEILRKPPVLLIHGDADTVVPVGAYKHAHAELVRHGFAVEGHVTPGLGHGIDPNGIALGGQFLQRVLS; via the coding sequence ATGCACCTAACCGGCCCCAGCCTGGCGCCCCTGTCCGGCAACTCACCCCAGCAACTGGTCGTGCTGCTCCACGGCTATGGCTCGAACGGCGCCGACCTGATTTCGCTCGCGCCGATGTGGCAACGGCTGCTCCCCGATGCGCTGTTCGTCGCTCCCAACGCCCCCGAGCGCTGCCCCGGCGTCCCCGGCGGGCATCAATGGTGGGCGCTCCACGACCTGAACCGCGCCGCGCTCGCCGCCGGCGCCCAGGCCGCCGCACCGGCGCTCGATACGACTCTCGACGCCCTGCTCGCCGAGCATGACCTCGCCGACGACAGGCTCGCGCTGGTCGGCTTCAGCCAGGGCACGATGATGGCGCTCCAGGTGGGCCCACGCCGCGAACGCGCGCTCGCGGGAATCGTCGGTTACTCGGGAATGCTCGCCGGGACTTTGGACGAGATCCTTAGAAAGCCCCCGGTACTGCTGATCCACGGCGATGCCGACACGGTGGTGCCGGTGGGCGCGTACAAGCATGCGCATGCCGAATTGGTGCGGCATGGGTTCGCGGTGGAGGGGCATGTCACCCCCGGTTTGGGCCACGGCATCGATCCAAACGGCATCGCGCTAGGCGGCCAATTTCTGCAGCGCGTGCTGAGCTAA
- a CDS encoding threonine synthase, whose protein sequence is MHDDNLSADRPTFVSHLECSMTGERYEADQLHGLSRVGRPLLVRYDLDGVRAALTPADLAARPADLWKYRELLPVRRTANIVSLGETATPIVPLENEPGNVWVKDEGRLPTGSFKARGLVMAIAMAKELGVATIAMPTNGNAGAAAAAYAARAGIEAVIFCPDDTPEINVREIAAQGARVYRVNGLIDDCGKLVGAGKEARGWFDLSTLKEPYRIEGKKTMGLELAEQLGWELPDAIFYPTGGGTGLIGMWKAFDEMEALGWIGSKRPRMYAVQAEGCAPIVRAFEAGERHAVRWEDAHTVAAGIRVPQAVGDFLILDAVRASGGKALAVSDAALMQAVAEAGTQDGLLLCPEGGATLAAYRDALASGLVDAEERVVLFNCATGLKYPLADASRFLDRNAAIDWASL, encoded by the coding sequence ATGCACGACGATAACCTCTCCGCCGATCGGCCGACCTTCGTCAGCCATCTCGAATGTTCGATGACCGGCGAGCGGTACGAGGCGGACCAACTGCATGGGCTGTCACGGGTCGGACGACCGTTGCTCGTGCGCTATGATCTCGACGGCGTCAGGGCGGCGCTGACACCGGCGGACCTCGCCGCGCGGCCGGCAGACCTGTGGAAGTATCGCGAGCTGTTGCCGGTGCGGCGCACCGCCAACATCGTCAGCCTGGGCGAGACCGCGACGCCGATCGTCCCGCTGGAGAACGAGCCGGGCAATGTCTGGGTCAAGGACGAGGGGCGGCTGCCGACGGGATCGTTCAAGGCGCGCGGGCTGGTGATGGCGATTGCGATGGCGAAGGAACTCGGAGTCGCGACGATCGCGATGCCGACCAACGGCAATGCCGGCGCGGCCGCCGCGGCCTATGCCGCGCGCGCGGGGATCGAGGCGGTGATCTTCTGTCCCGACGACACGCCGGAAATCAACGTCCGCGAAATCGCCGCGCAGGGGGCGCGGGTCTATCGGGTCAACGGCCTGATCGACGATTGCGGCAAATTGGTCGGCGCGGGTAAGGAAGCGCGGGGCTGGTTCGACTTGTCGACGCTCAAGGAACCGTACCGGATCGAGGGCAAGAAGACGATGGGGCTCGAGCTTGCCGAGCAGCTCGGCTGGGAACTGCCCGACGCGATCTTTTATCCCACGGGCGGCGGCACCGGGCTGATCGGGATGTGGAAGGCGTTCGACGAGATGGAGGCGCTCGGCTGGATCGGATCGAAGCGCCCGCGGATGTACGCGGTGCAGGCCGAGGGCTGCGCGCCGATCGTCCGCGCGTTCGAGGCGGGCGAGCGGCATGCGGTGCGCTGGGAGGACGCCCATACCGTGGCAGCAGGGATCCGCGTGCCGCAGGCGGTGGGGGATTTCCTGATCCTCGACGCAGTGCGGGCGAGCGGCGGCAAGGCGCTGGCGGTGTCCGATGCCGCGCTGATGCAGGCCGTGGCAGAAGCGGGGACGCAGGATGGGCTTCTGCTATGTCCAGAGGGCGGGGCGACGCTGGCGGCGTACCGCGATGCGCTGGCGAGCGGGCTGGTGGATGCGGAGGAGCGGGTGGTGCTGTTCAACTGCGCGACGGGGCTGAAGTACCCGTTGGCGGACGCGTCGCGGTTTCTGGATCGAAATGCGGCCATCGACTGGGCGAGTCTCTAA
- a CDS encoding endonuclease/exonuclease/phosphatase family protein: MKLILWVLAAMLAVGGPAWAQAPLKVMSFNIRYANDSDGANAWDKRKEVTAAMLKKAAPDLFGTQELLKVQGDFLVSRLKNYAWFGNDRRGGHDDEHMGIFYRTDRLKLIESGQFWLSDTPEVVGSISWGHPLPRMVTWGLFETVKGGRRFYAFNTHFPYREEDEDARTKGAALILERITALAGDLPVVLTGDFNTTPDSAAHRTLATKLVDARASAPVKLGPAETFHNFTGKADKQIDWIFLRGFAAKRVTTITDHRGEVQTSDHFPVLAELGWPKR, encoded by the coding sequence ATGAAGTTGATCCTGTGGGTGCTGGCGGCGATGCTGGCGGTGGGCGGACCGGCCTGGGCGCAGGCGCCGCTAAAGGTGATGAGCTTCAACATCCGCTACGCCAACGACAGCGACGGCGCGAATGCGTGGGACAAGCGCAAGGAAGTCACCGCGGCGATGCTGAAAAAAGCGGCGCCCGATCTGTTCGGGACGCAGGAGCTGCTCAAGGTCCAGGGCGATTTCCTGGTGTCGCGGCTCAAGAATTACGCCTGGTTCGGCAACGATCGCCGCGGCGGCCATGACGACGAGCATATGGGCATCTTCTACCGGACAGACCGGCTCAAGCTGATCGAGTCGGGCCAGTTCTGGCTGTCCGACACGCCGGAGGTGGTGGGCAGCATCAGCTGGGGGCATCCGTTGCCGCGGATGGTGACCTGGGGGTTGTTCGAGACAGTGAAGGGCGGGCGGCGTTTCTATGCATTCAACACGCACTTCCCGTACCGCGAAGAGGACGAGGATGCGCGGACCAAGGGCGCGGCATTGATCCTCGAGCGGATCACCGCGCTCGCCGGCGACCTGCCCGTGGTGCTGACCGGCGACTTCAACACCACGCCCGACAGCGCGGCGCATCGCACGCTGGCGACCAAGCTGGTGGACGCGCGGGCCAGTGCCCCGGTGAAGCTGGGGCCGGCGGAGACGTTCCACAATTTCACCGGCAAGGCCGACAAGCAGATCGACTGGATCTTCCTGCGCGGCTTCGCTGCGAAGCGCGTGACGACGATCACCGACCATCGGGGCGAGGTGCAGACGTCGGACCATTTCCCCGTGCTTGCGGAGCTCGGCTGGCCTAAGCGCTAG
- the hslV gene encoding ATP-dependent protease subunit HslV, whose translation MSDNSNAWHGTTILSVRKSGKVVIAGDGQVSAGNTVMKPNARKVRPLGDGKVIAGFAGATADAFTLFERLESKLERHQGQLLRAAVELAKDWRTDKYLRNLEAMLIVADKDVTLVVTGNGDVLEPEGGVAAIGSGGNFALAAARALVDYETDAEKIARAAMKIAGELCVYTNDRLTVEILDSAS comes from the coding sequence ATGAGCGACAACAGCAATGCGTGGCACGGCACCACAATCCTCTCCGTGCGCAAATCCGGCAAGGTGGTCATCGCAGGCGACGGGCAGGTCTCGGCGGGCAACACGGTGATGAAGCCCAATGCGCGCAAAGTGCGACCACTTGGTGACGGCAAGGTCATCGCCGGTTTCGCCGGCGCCACCGCCGACGCCTTCACTCTGTTCGAGCGGCTCGAGTCCAAGCTCGAGCGGCACCAGGGCCAGCTGCTCCGCGCCGCGGTCGAGCTCGCCAAGGACTGGCGCACCGACAAGTATCTCCGCAACCTCGAGGCGATGCTGATCGTCGCCGACAAGGACGTGACGCTGGTGGTTACCGGCAACGGCGACGTGCTCGAGCCCGAGGGCGGCGTCGCCGCGATCGGATCGGGCGGCAACTTCGCCCTCGCCGCCGCCCGCGCGCTGGTCGATTACGAGACCGACGCCGAAAAGATCGCGCGCGCCGCCATGAAGATCGCCGGCGAGCTTTGCGTCTACACCAATGACCGGCTGACGGTGGAGATCCTCGATAGCGCCAGTTGA
- the mutS gene encoding DNA mismatch repair protein MutS yields MMAQYLALKAEAEDCLLFYRMGDFFELFFEDAKVASGVLDIALTARGEHDGERIPMCGVPVHAMDGYLARLIKAGHRVAVAEQTETAEQAKARMGSKALVNRAIIRVVTAGTLTEEALLDSRSANWCAAIGEAATGVAIACADISTGRFEVIETTPDRVAAEIARLNPAETVTCDATSFADLATLTRPRLDFDSAEGEARLKRLFGVATLDGFGSFSRATLAAAGGLVAYLEHTAKGSLPFLRPPRISRTDAAMAIDAATRESLELTLSQAGTRKGSLLDAIDRTVTGAGARLLGQDVAAPLMDRGQVEARLDLVQRFHDDAGLRDMVRGALRALPDIGRALGRLAAGRGSPRDLGQLRDGLDGAWRLGERLDGIGEVPALLHDLAPQLRGHGALIDLLSRALVPEPPIDAANGGYIAEGYDAALDDLRDAGAGGRRAIAALEAEYRTRTGIGALKIRHNGVLGYHIEVPARAADPLMAPTSGFTHRQTLAGVVRFNAPDLHDVAIKVTQAGAHALTAEAAHLEDLTGTALERREAVAATADALARIDVAAALAERAAEGGWARPALVDHSCFEITGGRHPVVEEAIGKSGGRFVANDCNLSEDSRLWLVTGPNMGGKSTFLRQNALIAVLAQAGSYVPATSATLGLVDRLFSRVGASDNLARGRSTFMVEMVETAAILAQATPRSFVILDEVGRGTSTYDGLAIAWAVVEAIHEDNRCRCLFATHYHELTRLAERCDALTLHNVRAREWKGELVLLHEVAEGPADRSYGLAVARLAGLPPLTIKRAKAVLDKLEAGRAKTGGIAAGLDDLPLFAAAVEAEAEKVDALRTELEALDVDALSPRDALETLYRLKGLAVDGG; encoded by the coding sequence ATGATGGCGCAGTATCTGGCGCTCAAGGCCGAGGCCGAAGATTGCCTGCTCTTCTATCGCATGGGCGATTTCTTCGAGCTGTTCTTCGAAGATGCCAAGGTCGCCAGCGGCGTTCTGGACATTGCGCTGACCGCGCGCGGCGAGCATGACGGCGAGCGCATCCCGATGTGCGGCGTCCCCGTCCATGCGATGGACGGCTATCTCGCCCGGCTGATCAAGGCAGGCCACCGCGTCGCCGTCGCCGAACAGACCGAGACCGCCGAGCAGGCCAAGGCGCGGATGGGCAGCAAGGCGCTGGTCAACCGCGCGATCATCCGCGTGGTCACTGCCGGCACGCTCACCGAGGAGGCGCTGCTCGACAGCCGATCGGCAAACTGGTGCGCCGCGATCGGCGAGGCCGCGACCGGCGTCGCGATCGCCTGCGCCGACATATCGACCGGCCGGTTCGAAGTCATCGAGACGACGCCCGATCGCGTCGCCGCCGAGATCGCCCGGCTCAACCCCGCCGAGACCGTCACCTGCGACGCCACCAGCTTCGCCGACCTCGCCACCCTCACGCGGCCGAGGCTCGATTTCGACAGCGCCGAGGGCGAGGCGCGCCTCAAGCGGCTGTTCGGCGTCGCCACGCTCGACGGCTTCGGCAGCTTCTCGCGCGCGACGCTCGCCGCGGCGGGCGGGCTGGTCGCCTATCTCGAGCACACTGCCAAGGGTTCGCTCCCCTTCCTCCGTCCCCCACGGATCAGCCGCACCGACGCGGCGATGGCGATCGACGCTGCCACCCGCGAGAGCCTTGAGCTCACCCTCAGCCAGGCCGGCACTCGCAAGGGGAGTTTGCTCGACGCAATCGACCGCACCGTCACCGGCGCCGGTGCGCGCCTGCTCGGCCAGGACGTCGCCGCGCCGCTGATGGACCGCGGCCAGGTCGAGGCGCGGCTCGACCTCGTCCAGCGCTTCCACGACGATGCCGGGCTGCGCGACATGGTCCGCGGCGCGCTGCGCGCGCTCCCCGACATCGGCCGCGCGCTCGGCCGGCTCGCGGCGGGTCGCGGCAGCCCGCGCGACCTGGGCCAACTCCGCGACGGGCTCGACGGCGCCTGGCGGCTGGGCGAGCGGCTCGACGGGATCGGCGAAGTTCCCGCCCTTCTGCACGACTTGGCGCCCCAACTCCGCGGCCACGGCGCGCTGATCGACCTGCTGTCGCGCGCGCTCGTCCCCGAGCCGCCGATCGACGCCGCCAACGGGGGCTATATCGCCGAGGGCTATGACGCCGCGCTCGACGACCTCCGCGATGCCGGCGCCGGTGGCCGCCGCGCGATCGCCGCGCTCGAGGCCGAGTATCGCACCCGCACCGGCATCGGCGCGCTGAAGATCCGCCACAACGGCGTGCTCGGCTACCATATCGAAGTCCCCGCCCGCGCCGCCGATCCGCTCATGGCGCCGACCAGCGGCTTCACCCATCGCCAGACGCTCGCCGGCGTCGTCCGCTTCAACGCCCCCGATCTCCACGATGTCGCGATCAAGGTCACCCAGGCCGGCGCGCACGCGCTCACCGCCGAAGCCGCGCATCTGGAAGACCTCACCGGCACCGCGCTCGAACGCCGCGAAGCCGTCGCCGCCACCGCCGATGCGCTCGCCCGCATCGACGTCGCCGCCGCGCTCGCCGAGCGCGCCGCCGAAGGGGGCTGGGCGCGCCCGGCGCTAGTCGACCATAGCTGCTTCGAGATCACCGGCGGGCGCCACCCGGTGGTCGAGGAAGCGATCGGCAAATCCGGCGGACGCTTCGTCGCCAACGACTGCAATCTGTCGGAGGATTCGCGCCTCTGGCTCGTCACCGGACCCAATATGGGCGGCAAGTCGACTTTCCTGCGCCAGAACGCGCTCATCGCGGTGCTCGCCCAGGCCGGCAGCTACGTCCCCGCGACCAGCGCGACGCTCGGGCTGGTCGACCGACTGTTCAGCCGCGTCGGCGCCTCGGACAATCTCGCGCGCGGCCGATCGACGTTCATGGTCGAGATGGTCGAGACCGCCGCGATCCTCGCGCAGGCGACGCCGCGCAGCTTCGTCATCCTCGACGAAGTCGGCCGCGGCACCTCGACATATGACGGCCTCGCCATCGCCTGGGCCGTGGTCGAGGCGATCCACGAGGACAACCGCTGCCGCTGCCTGTTCGCGACCCACTATCACGAGCTCACCCGCCTCGCCGAGCGCTGCGACGCGCTGACCCTCCACAATGTCCGCGCCCGCGAATGGAAGGGCGAGCTCGTCCTGCTCCATGAAGTCGCCGAGGGCCCCGCCGATCGCAGCTACGGCCTCGCCGTCGCCCGCCTCGCCGGCTTGCCGCCGCTGACGATCAAGCGCGCCAAGGCCGTGCTCGACAAGCTCGAAGCCGGCCGCGCCAAGACCGGAGGGATAGCCGCGGGCCTCGACGATTTGCCGCTGTTCGCCGCAGCGGTGGAGGCGGAGGCGGAGAAGGTCGATGCGCTGCGCACCGAGCTGGAGGCGCTCGACGTGGACGCGCTGAGCCCGCGCGATGCGCTGGAGACGCTGTATCGGCTCAAGGGGCTTGCCGTGGACGGCGGCTGA